The following proteins are encoded in a genomic region of Primulina huaijiensis isolate GDHJ02 chromosome 3, ASM1229523v2, whole genome shotgun sequence:
- the LOC140973165 gene encoding fatty acyl-CoA reductase 1-like produces MEDTEIVQYFEGKTIFITGATGFLAKIFLEKILRVQPNVKKLFLLIRPTTKRSIEQRLHEEILGIDLFRVLREGMGEDLSSLLEKVIPIPGDISHDNLGILDSGLKHNMLQEIDIIVNSAATTNFDERYDVALGINALGATNVENFARKCSKLETLLHVSTAYVHGNGVGLIPERAYRKGDTLDGAKISYLDINTETKITKERLRELQAQNATEKEITRAMKDLGIERAMLHGWPNTYVFTKAMGEMVLENFKGEANLIILRPTIITSTITEPFSGWIEGLRTLDSIFVAYGKGKLKFFAGDPKSTLDMIPGDMVVNCMVAAMAVAAASRPNSDESRLSIYHIGSSNCNPLKFADIKWLMHRFLIENPLLDGRGKPIKVGQPTTLNTMASFHRYIATHYLPFVKGLQFVNMICCNHFESAYTSARRRISHAIRLAELYKPYIFFQGIFDDVNTKNLRKLIRNSQTNMNSLNFDPKNVQWDEYFLKTHFVGVTKYALK; encoded by the exons ATGGAAGATACTGAAATTGTGCAATATTTTGAGGGCAAGACCATTTTCATCACTGGTGCCACTGGCTTTCTTGCAAAGA TTTTCTTGGAAAAAATACTTCGTGTGCAGCCAAATGTGAAGAAATTATTTCTTCTAATTAGGCCGACAACCAAGAGGTCTATCGAACAACGCCTACATGAAGAG ATTCTCGGCATCGATTTGTTTCGTGTTCTACGAGAAGGGATGGGAGAAGACTTGAGCTCTTTGTTGGAAAAAGTTATACCGATTCCGGGTGACATTTCTCATGACAACTTGGGAATTCTCGATTCAGGGTTGAAACATAATATGTTACAAGAAATAGACATTATTGTGAACTCAGCTGCAACGACCAATTTTGATGAGAG ATATGATGTGGCGTTGGGGATTAATGCGTTGGGAGCCACGAATGTGGAAAACTTTGCAAGAAAATGTTCAAAATTAGAGACACTACTCCATGTTTCCACGG CATATGTACACGGCAATGGTGTTGGACTCATACCAGAGAGAGCATATCGTAAGGGAGATACCCTTGATGGAGCTAAGATCTCGTATTTAGACATTAACACGGAGACGAAGATCACGAAGGAAAGGTTGAGAGAACTTCAAGCACAGAATGCAACTGAAAAAGAAATCACAAGGGCTATGAAGGATTTAGGCATTGAAAG AGCAATGCTACATGGTTGGCCAAACACGTACGTGTTCACGAAGGCAATGGGGGAGATGGTTTTGGAGAAtttcaagggagaggccaatcTTATTATACTACGTCCCACTATAATAACTAGCACTATTACAGAGCCTTTCTCTGGTTGGATTGAAGGTTTAAG AACTTTGGACAGCATCTTTGTTGCCTACGGAAAAGGGAAACTGAAATTTTTCGCAGGTGATCCCAAGTCAACACTTGACATG ATACCAGGGGACATGGTGGTAAATTGTATGGTTGCAGCAATGGCAGTAGCAGCTGCATCACGTCCAAATAGTGATGAATCAAGATTATCCATATATCATATTGGTTCTTCGAACTGTAATCCTCTAAAATTTGCAGACATAAAATGGCTAATGCATCGGTTTTTGATTGAGAATCCATTGTTGGATGGCAGAGGAAAACCTATAAAAGTAGGCCAACCTACGACATTAAATACCATGGCAAGCTTTCACAGATACATTGCAACTCATTACTTGCCGTTTGTCAAG GGATTGCAATTTGTGAACATGATATGTTGCAACCACTTTGAAAGTGCATACACCAGTGCCAGACGACGAATCAGTCATGCTATTCGTCTGGCAGAGCTCTACAAACCTTACATATTCTTCCAAGGAAT attcGATGACGTTAACACTAAAAATTTGCGAAAATTGATAAGAAACTCGCAAACGAATATGAACTCGTTGAATTT